A single region of the Silene latifolia isolate original U9 population chromosome 8, ASM4854445v1, whole genome shotgun sequence genome encodes:
- the LOC141594776 gene encoding uncharacterized protein LOC141594776, with protein MSFDTSASAVAPYAVLDDPLYISNTDQPTLKLTEIKFNGNNSFLQWKREVYNALIAKNKEGFVDGTCRAPAKTANTYHQWRRCDLLIMRWITNSLEPEIGETLKYAASAKEMWLELLDRYGQVNSLEIYSLKKDLGHITQDNASLVEYYSKMKTAWESLDELDPIPYCTCGAMTSCTCQLLKRILER; from the coding sequence ATGTCTTTTGATACTAGTGCATCTGCTGTTGCTCCTTATGCTGTTCTTGATGATCCATTATACATTTCTAACACTGATCAGCCGACACTAAAATTGACTGAGATTAAATTCAATGGAAATAATAGTTTTCTTCAATGGAAACGAGAGGTTTATAATGCTTTAATTGCCAAAAACAAAGAAGGTTTTGTTGATGGCACATGTAGAGCACCTGCTAAGACTGCTAACACTTATCATCAATGGAGGAGATGTGATCTTTTGATTATGCGTTGGATTACAAATTCTTTAGAACCTGAAATTGGTGAAACTCTGAAATATGCTGCTAGTGCTAAAGAAATGTGGCTTGAATTGTTAGATAGATATGGACAGGTCAATAGTCTTGAGATTTACTCCTTAAAGAAAGATTTGGGACATATTACTCAAGATAATGCTAGCCTGGTGGAGTACTATAGCAAAATGAAAACTGCCTGGGAAAGTCTTGATGAGTTAGATCCTATACCTTATTGTACTTGTGGAGCCATGACTAGTTGTACATGTCAATTGTTGAAAAGGATTCTAGAAAGATAG